CGAATAAGACCGCAACAAGCTCGCCGGCTTTCATTTCCCTGATTAACTCTATTCCTTGTCCTGACCAAAGAGATAAGAAGTCGGACTTTCCAAGTTCTGCAGATCTTTTTCGGATATCTCTTGTAAAAGCATTTTGAGCGGGGAAGGGTAGAATTTGCCGGGTCTCCATTTCTTTCATAAATCTATTTTCTAAACCTCTGGCGATCCTACCGGAAAATACACGAGTGGTTTTTGTTTTACGATTTTTAGAAACTAAGGCTTCTCTATAAGGTTTAGAAGTTCCCGCTTCTTCACATAATAAAAATGCTGTGCCTAATTGTGCTGCACTTGCTCCTAAAGCAAGAACCGCTACAATTCCCGCTCCGTCCATGATACCTCCTGCAGCAATCACTGGGATCTTCAAATTGTGAACTAAACTTCTTACGAGAGGAAATAATCCGATCCCAGGATCTTCTTCAGTAGAAGAGAAAATACCTCTGTGTCCGCCGGCTTCTATTCCTTGCGCCACAAGCCAATCTATGCCACTCTCTTGGGCTTGGAGCCCTTCTTCTAATGTTGTGGCTGTTCCGCAGGTAATGATCCGATTCTTTCTACATTCTTGAATATAATCAGAAGATAGAAGCCCGAAAGTAAAACTGAACACTTCCGGTTTTTGGCTTAACATCGCTTCGAATTGTAGATCAAAATCCAAAGCATAAGGGGGATCAATTTTAGGTGTAGGAACTCCTAACTCTTCTCTATACTTTTTTGTGGCTTCAATTGCCAGATTGATTTGATCAGCACTGAGTTCTGGAGTTTTCGCAGGCACAAAAAGATTCACTGCAATTGGTTTGGAAGTTAGGCTTCTCGTTTTTTGGATGATCTGAACGATCTGTTCCGGTGCCTCGTAAGCGAGTCCCAGAGATCCAAGTCCACCCGCATTAGAAACTGCAGAAATCAATTCAGGAGTAGAAGGGCCACCTGCCAATGGAGAAAGAATGAGAGGGCCTTTTAAGCCCAGTGCTTTTAGAATAGGATTTTCGAGAGCCAAAATATTCTCCCTCTGCACTTTGCAGATCTCTATTAGACCTTCAGTCTTTTATGATATAAGTTCGGATCTAAAGAATCCAGGATACGTTTTGCTTCTTGGGCGACTTCTCCATAAAGGATCGAGGTTCTGGAATCGAGTAAAGCACAGCAGAGTTGGATCATTCTACACTTTACCTTAAATTCAGTTCCACCTTTACGTAGTCCCAAAGAGTCACGAAGTCTAAATAATTCGGAACGATATGCTTCCAATTCCTTATCGCTCATTTTACGGATCTCTTTGAACACTCCTCTTTCGAGAAGTAGGACAGGTAATGCCTCTTTCAGTTCACCTTCTTCCTTAAATTCTTCCTTTAAGATCTGTATAGCTGAGAAGATAGGCTCTGAACGAACAGATTCCAGTCGAACGGCACTAGGCTCTTTTAAAAAAGCTTCTCTATATAATAGGAGTCCCTGAGAATGTTGTCCGCTTAAGTAAGTACATTCCGCTCTGAAAAATAATAACTCAGGAGAAAATCTTTCCAAACCAGAAGAATCTCGAAGGACTTCGGAAGCAAGATCAGTATCTTCTGCGAGTAATAATCGATAAGCAAGTTCTGCGATGAGTCCTGGAGAAAGAGATTGGATACCTTCCTTTCTAAGTGCGATCCGTACCTGGTCTGTGGTTTCTTGCAGAATAGAACTCATTGCAGAATGATAGGAGAGTTCTTTTGGAAAGGATTTACTTTTATAAATGGAATCGAAGTCTTTCAGGAATTCTAATAGAAGTCCCGTTCTTTCTCTTCCTTCTTTTGTGAGATGGATCCGATCAATTCTATGATCCCAAAAAGAAGAAATATAAAACCCCGAGGCAAACTCGGGGTTTTCGGGATCTTCTTCCAATAGGGAATCGAATAAGTTTCGGGAGAGTTCGAACTCTCCTTCGGATAAATGTTTTATCGCTTCTTCGTACTTCCTGTCTTGGTCCATCAATGAGCGGCTTTTTTGTCGTGGTGTTTGCTTACTTGTTTTACGATCTTATCTTCTAAACCGTCTATGCAGGAATAAATATCTTTATCTTCGTGTTGTGCATTAAACTTACTTCCATCTGCAGCTAAATTCAAATTAGCGCTAATCAACCCATGCACCTGTTCGAATGAAATTTCCATCGAAACTAACTTTTGTATATATTTAGAGACTCGTTCTAACTTTTTTCCGGCATAATCTTCTGCCGTTCCGGAATGATCTAGATTTTTCCAATTAAAAACGATTTTCATGTAAAGCCTCCGAAATTTTTATATATGGCTTCTCAAAGTTTTATCATAGCACGAATGCGGATCAGAAAAAACTAAAGAAACGTATTTTTGGACGGGGAAAGAAAGGGAGTCATCCCAACCCAGGAATTCCTGTAAGATTAGGATGGAAAAAATCAGAGTCAAATCAAAAAAAGCGCCCGCCCCGAAAGGGGCGGACCAGGGAAGTTAGAACTAGAGATGGGATGATTTCCTAGAGTTTCTTAGTCCTTGTTTAGAGTCAGGCTTGGCTGTTTCGCAAAAGCCAGGCTACATGCTTCCTGGTATTTTTTAAGACCTTCTTCCTCTGCGTGAAGAGCGGAATCAAGGTCACCAATCTTTTGGTATACATGGATAACTTCTTTAATGTTCTCTAAAGCTTGGCAGGATTTGCCGAGACGGAATTCGGAGATTGATTTCAGATAAAGAACCAGAGCGTATCCGGAGCTTTCCTTATCGCCGATTTTTGTTCTCACAGCTAAGGACTGATCGTAAAAAGCGATTGCACCTTCGTAGTCCCTGGTTTTTTGTTTTAGGCTACCAAGGGCAGTAAGCTTATTTGCTAGCTGGGCTTCTGTTTCCGGTGCGTAGTTCTTGAGCGAACTTTCGATCACATTGGTTTCAGGTTCTGCATAAATTGCAGTGGAGATGCTTAAAATTAAGGCAATTTTAATTAATTTGTTCATCTTTTTATCTCCCAGCCGGGGCTTTGTATAATATAGTGCAAAGGCCGTGCCAAGTTTCTGGAATCTCTCCGATTTTTTATTTCTAAAGCCTGAAAATTTTCCGGAAACATGGGCCTACTATAGCCCTTTGGTTTCTGGCTGTATATGGGGAGGGGTGTAAGGAGTTCCTTCCAGCTTGTTAGGAAGTTATTAAGAGCCCCTGAGGCCGAGAAGCCCCAGAAGTTTTTTCACGCAGAGGCGCTAAGACGCGGAGTTATTAGCCAATAATTTCTTCCAATTCCGGATCTGCTGATTTTTTAGCCTGTTCGAATGGGTATTTGAGATTGGTTAGGCTTGCGATCTCATGCATACAATCATGCAGGAAATCTTCCGGGTCCATATCCGCAGTTAAATATCTAAGTTTTCCTGCACGGACTATGAAGCTCGTTCTACGCAAAAAGCCTCTAGGTTTATATTCCAGTCCCAGGCATAGAACTGGCAGCGGTTCTTCCGGCTTTCCGACTATGAATCTGAATCCGCCGGGGCGGCCTTTTCCCATTTTATAAGGAATGGTGGTCTGTTCCGGAAAGATCACGAGCATATTGCCTTCATTGAGTACCTTCTTAGCGAATAGCAGATCGTTTTTACTTTTTCTGGGTTCCTTTCTGTTGAGAGGAATTCCTCCACAGCGAAGAAAAAAATCAAAGAACATAGGAGAAGCAAGAGAATCTTTCATGATCGCCCAGATATCCATTCTTCTATGATATAATGCTTTAGAGAGTCCCAAGGGAATATCGTCGTTTCGTTGGTGTTTGGATAAGACTAGGACCTTTCCGTTTTCAGGTACATTTTCTAATCCATAAACTTCTGCTTTATAGAATAAGGATCCATAAAGTCTTCCGAACCAGCGCAAGGCCTTTCTGGCTCTTTCTGAACTTCCTGGATGGGGCTTTTGTATATTCTTGGATGACATTGTTGAATAAGAGGATAATTCGGGGAGAAGGTTGCAAAATAGCTGAGGTATTTTCTTTACATTTTTGCGACAGGGATCGCAGCGGAAATCCGGCGACGCGACATGTAATGGTGCGTCGCTGATTGGAGCGTAGAGCCCGGTCCGAGCGAAGCGAGTGAGTCGCCCGGAGCCCAAAAAACGAATAGCATTTGCACGGATTTTTTCTAAACTCGTTTTGGAAGGTCTGCCGGATGGTCGCGCTTTCTTTTCTGATCGAGTGGATTATCCCTCATTCGGAGAGTTTGTGAGGAAAGTCCGGACACCATAGAACCGCGGGACCGGGTAATTCCCGGAGTTCGGGATCGTAAGAAACCGGATATGGAAAGTGCAGCAGAAAATATACCGCTAGTTTTCTAGTAAGGGTGAAATGGCGGGGTAAGAGCCCACCGCCGCTTTTGTAAAAAAGCGGGCAATGTAAACCCTCCCGGGTGCAATCTCGAATAGGCGGCCATCGTTGGTTCTGCAGGGCCGCGGGTAGAGAGCAAAGAGTCTTTTCGGCAACTAAAAGACCAAGATAAATGATCATCACTCGCAAGAGTACAAAATCCGGCTTATACGCAGATCTTCCACTGTCATTATATGAATTTTATAAATATGGAATGGTTCACAAGAGAAGCGATCCTGGTTTTAATACTTGGATCTGTTTTCGCTTTTTCTCTTACATATACATTCGAATATTTTATCAAACAAACAGATAAACTTCAGCTTCAAAAGAATACAAAACGTTATTTACGGCTTCCTATCTTTTATAGATTTGCAGGTTTCTTTTTGATTTTACTCGTTCCGATTGTTCTTTTGGGAGATACTTACTTTAATTTTCAGAAGAATGGGATCTTCAGTTTTCCTGATCCAATTTTGTGTTCGGTGTCATTTTTTCTTTTTTTGGTAGGAACCTTACTGATACTCTATTGTAAAAATTATAAGATCATATTGGAGCAGGATTCAATTTTGTCTCGGGGAGTTTTTCGAAAACATAAAAGGATCCTTTGGCGTGATATTAAATCTGTCCAATTCGAAAAGTCTGCCTTTTTCCTTTCGGATAATAAAGAGAAAATAGAAGTAGTGACTCTTTTGTCTGGGTTTGAACTGTTTCTTTCTACTTTAGAAGAATCTGTTTCTTCCGACCTGTATGAAGAAGCGTTTCAAAACTATAAACAGTTTTTAAGAAAGTCCTGATGTGAAATTTTTGATTTTAGAAATTATCGAAAAATATGTGACTGTCTTTAGAAGAAAAGCCATATATTAGAAAATTACATTATTCGAGGTAATAGATTTGGATTGGATATATCATTACATTTCGGTTGAAATCGCGGGAGCTGTCTTCGGGCTTATTATTTATTTGCTCGCGAAACAAACAAAGCCGAGAGAGGTTGAAGGAAAAATTATATTAAGACTTCCGATTATATATTGGTATTTAGCTATTTTTCTTCTTATTTTTTTATTCGGACTATTAGTTCGGGAATATTATCCTCATTTTAAAACAGGTGAGTTTAGTTTGCCATCTGATTTGGCAGTCTTTTATATTTCTTTTCCGATGATGATTGCATCTATAATTCTACTGTTCTATTGCAAGAACCACGAAATCATTATAGATAAAAAATCTATCCAATCTTTTGGTTTGTTTAGGAATAAATCTGAATTATCTTGGAAAGAGATTAATAAGGTAACTTTTAGTCAGTCCGCATTTCGTATCTACGGCCCAAAGGTAAAGATCGAAATTATAACTTATTTAGCTGGATTGGATATATTTTTAGAAATTTTGCAAGAAACAGTTCCAGCAGAAATATCTAAGGAAGCTTTGAAAAAATACGAAAACTCCTGATCGCTCTTGTTAATCTTTGCAACTCCGCGCCTCTTAGCATCAAAGTTCTAAAAAATTTGATCCGCATAGAGAGCACGGAGTTTCTATTATTGTGCTTATGACTTTTCTCAGTGCTCTCTGCTTCCACTTTGTGAGCCTTAAATAAAATTCTTTCCTTTCCAGAATTGATCCCTTCGATTTTTCTAGCACTATGTCTAAACCGGAAAGATACCCATACAGCGTTCAACAAAAAGTGGCTTGGGGAGATATGGATGCCTTTGGTCATGTGAATAATGTGGTCTATGCAAGATATTTCGAAACTGCGAGGGCTTCCTATTTTGATGATATGGGTCTTTGGGAATCTCCACAGAAACCTATGGAAGGTGGACCGGTTCTCACTCATATAGAAATGGATTATAGAAAGCAGGTCCGTTTTCCGGAAACGATTGATATTTCCGTAAAATTGGAATCCGTTAAGAATAGATCTTTTTCTATCGTTTGTTCTATGTGGAATCAGACTGGGGAATGCGTGTTGACTGGAAAAGCGGAATTGTTATGGTTTAATTTTTCTACCGGAAAACCCGCGGCGATTCCAGATGTCTATAAGGAACAATTCTTCCAACAAAACAAATGAAACGCCGGCAATCACAAGCGTAAAAGAATTTTTATCAGAAGAATCATTGTCGCGATTTCGTTTCGCGATGTCTCTTTTTCTTTTTTTCGCGGGATTCGGTTTGTTGTTAGGTGATCCTGCTTCGGAAGGTCTCTCCGATCCAAGATGGATGAGAGTCTCTCATGTTACATTAATTTGTATCTCCTTATTCTTAAGTTTTAAATTCGAAAATTTTAAAAAATACTGCGAATCTGTATTGCTCTTTCATTTCGCGGTGATGAGTATCCATTCATTTTATCTTTTGTATGTGAACGGTTTATATCTGGGTTATCTATTCGGATTGATCCTAGTAGTATTCAGTACGGGTGTTTCAATCAATAACCGTAGAGTATTGATACCGGTCCTTCTTCTGTTTATAGCGATCGCGTTCTTTGTGGGAATTCATGTAAAAGATCCTAAGATAGATGTAGGAATGTATTATTTTGGTCTTATATCTTCCGGAGTTTTGTCGGTTCTTGTAATCGGTTTTAGAATGAAAACATTCGAAACCTTGTTAGAAGCAGATGTACAAATGGAAAAATTCCAGGTCAATATCGAAGAAGAATTGTCCATCGCTCAGAAAACACAAAAAAGCCTTGTGGATTTGGAATTTCCAGAAGCAGGGAGTTTTAGGATCCATTCTTATTTTAAACCTTTGGAAAGTGTGGGCGGAGATTTGATCAAAACGAATCTAGGCAAAGAAGGGGAGCTTGACTTTTTCTTTGCAGATGCTGCAGGTCATGGAGTTTCCGCAGCAATGGTTTCCGCTATGGCGGTAATGGCTTTTAAGACGACGGCTCCTGTTGCAGAAAGTCCTTCCAAGGGTCTGACTTTGATCCACGAGTCTTTAATGACTATGATCGGCGGATTTTTTATCACCGCTGTTTATATGAGATTGGATCGAATGAAAAAAAGTCTGACCTATTCTTATGCGGGACATCATCCTGCGGTTCTAATTAAGTCTGACGGTTCGGTCCAAGAATTGGCCGGAAAAGGAACCGTGTTACTTGCACTTCCAAAATTATTCAACCGAGATTACGAAATTTTATTAGAACCCGGAGACAGGGTGATATTATTTTCTGATGGAATGTTTGAGTTTTATACTGAAGAAAAAGAATTTTTCGGTTATGAAGCGTTCATAGATCTGATCCGAGATTATACATCTCTTTCCGGAAGAGTATTTTTGGATTCTTTGGGAGAAGCGGTTCTTGGACTACATTCTTCTCCGCCTAAAGACGATATGACTATGCTATATTTGGAAGTTCTTTAAATTAAAAAACATCTTGCTCTTCTTACGGGAAGAGTTAGTATCACTGCCCATGTGTGATACTTTTGTAGCCACTCCAGATTCCACCTCTTCTGGAAAAATGATCTTCGGAAAAAATTCAGATAGAGAGCCGAATGAGCCCCAATGTCTTGTAAGATATCCAGAAAGAATTTCTAAGGAAAGCCAACAAAGACTTACATTTATAGATGTTCCAAGTTCCAAAAGATCCAGAGAAGTTTTGATCTCTCGTCCTCTTCATATCTGGGGAGCTGAGATGGGAGCAAATTCAAAAGGTGTTGTGATCGGGAACGAGGCAGTATTCACAAAACTTAAGATAGATAAGAAGAATGATGGTCTTACAGGGATGGATCTTTTACGTCTCGGGTTAGAACGTTCCGATACTGCCGCGGAAGCAAGAGATCTGATCATAGAATATTTAGAAAGATTCGGTCAAGATGCATGCGGAGGATATTCAAATCGGAATTTCTTCTATCATAATAGTTTTATAATCGCTGATCCTAAAGAAGCTTATGTTTTGGAGACTGCAGATAGATATTGGGCTTGGAAAAAGATCAAAGGTTTTTATACAATTTCTAACGGCCTGACCCTGGGATCCGATTATGACGGCCTACATTCTCATACGATCGATTTTGCGAGAGCAAAAGGATGGCTGAAAAAGGGACAAACGTTCTCCTTTCGGGAAACATTCTCAGATTCCCTTTTTACTAGTTTCAGTAAATGTAAAGTTCGAAGAGAGATCGTTTCTAATGGGGGAAAATTTTTCGGTCCAAAGCTTGGTGTACAACAAGCGATGCAGATCCTGAGATTAGAAGGTAAGGAAAAAGGAAGTGTTCCACTTTCTATCAGCCAAGGAGGTTTTCCTTCTAAGAGTATCGGATATTCTCCGACTCGATCCGGAATGGGTTCAGTTTGCCTTCATGCAGGAGGTCCTTTCTCTCCGAACCAAACTACTTCTTCTTTTGTAGCAGAACTAGATACGAATCCTATATATTCTCAATTTTGGGCGACAGGTTGTTCTATTCCTTCTTTGTCCGTTTTTATTCCGTTTTCTATTCCCGGAAAAACATTCTTAGAAGGAGATATTGTACAACCTGGAACCAGTCCGGATTCTTCTCTCTGGTGGAATCATGAAATTTTATACAGACTTTGTTTAAAAAATTATGATAAAGCGACTTCGATCTTTAGTGCGGAATTAAAGGAGAAACAGGAGAAATATATTCAAAAAGTGGAATCTACTCTTAACCTCGGCAGGAATCTGTCTCTGGATCCGATCACTAAAGAAGCTGCGGAAGAAGTGGATAAAATATATCGAAAATGGAGAAATCAAGTCTTGGAACTTGCAGTAAACGGAAATATTCTTCCGAACTTCTGGTCTTCTCCACTTTATAATTTAAGCTGGGCTATCTGGAACCGTAAAGCAAGGATCAATTCCAGAGTTCTTAAGGGGACTGATTTGCCTTACGAACCCGCATATTTATAAACTCTACAAGCAGAGAGAATGCCATAGAGAAATAAATATATCCTTTTGGAATATGGAAATGTAAACCGTCTGCGAATAACATCACTCCGATCATGATCAAAAAGGAAAGAGCCAAAATTTTCATGGTAGGATGTTCGTTGATAAAATCGCTCACCTTACCTGAGAAGATCAGCATAATCACAAGTGAAATAACAACTGCAAGAACCATGACCATTAGGTCTCCAGAAAGTCCTACTGCAGTGATGATTGAATCCACAGAAAAAATAATGTCTAAAATAATGATCTGTGCGATCACATTCAAAAAAGAAGGAGAAGATCCTGTGTCTAGATCCGTTTCACCTTCTTCCATTTTATGATGGATCTCACTTGTACTTTTCGCTATTAGGAAAAGTCCTCCGCCCAACATGATT
This genomic stretch from Leptospira neocaledonica harbors:
- a CDS encoding NAD(P)H-dependent flavin oxidoreductase, which gives rise to MALENPILKALGLKGPLILSPLAGGPSTPELISAVSNAGGLGSLGLAYEAPEQIVQIIQKTRSLTSKPIAVNLFVPAKTPELSADQINLAIEATKKYREELGVPTPKIDPPYALDFDLQFEAMLSQKPEVFSFTFGLLSSDYIQECRKNRIITCGTATTLEEGLQAQESGIDWLVAQGIEAGGHRGIFSSTEEDPGIGLFPLVRSLVHNLKIPVIAAGGIMDGAGIVAVLALGASAAQLGTAFLLCEEAGTSKPYREALVSKNRKTKTTRVFSGRIARGLENRFMKEMETRQILPFPAQNAFTRDIRKRSAELGKSDFLSLWSGQGIELIREMKAGELVAVLFEELKTATYRVS
- the hpf gene encoding ribosome hibernation-promoting factor, HPF/YfiA family, with amino-acid sequence MKIVFNWKNLDHSGTAEDYAGKKLERVSKYIQKLVSMEISFEQVHGLISANLNLAADGSKFNAQHEDKDIYSCIDGLEDKIVKQVSKHHDKKAAH
- a CDS encoding tetratricopeptide repeat protein, with product MNKLIKIALILSISTAIYAEPETNVIESSLKNYAPETEAQLANKLTALGSLKQKTRDYEGAIAFYDQSLAVRTKIGDKESSGYALVLYLKSISEFRLGKSCQALENIKEVIHVYQKIGDLDSALHAEEEGLKKYQEACSLAFAKQPSLTLNKD
- a CDS encoding lysophospholipid acyltransferase family protein, encoding MSSKNIQKPHPGSSERARKALRWFGRLYGSLFYKAEVYGLENVPENGKVLVLSKHQRNDDIPLGLSKALYHRRMDIWAIMKDSLASPMFFDFFLRCGGIPLNRKEPRKSKNDLLFAKKVLNEGNMLVIFPEQTTIPYKMGKGRPGGFRFIVGKPEEPLPVLCLGLEYKPRGFLRRTSFIVRAGKLRYLTADMDPEDFLHDCMHEIASLTNLKYPFEQAKKSADPELEEIIG
- a CDS encoding acyl-CoA thioesterase → MSKPERYPYSVQQKVAWGDMDAFGHVNNVVYARYFETARASYFDDMGLWESPQKPMEGGPVLTHIEMDYRKQVRFPETIDISVKLESVKNRSFSIVCSMWNQTGECVLTGKAELLWFNFSTGKPAAIPDVYKEQFFQQNK
- a CDS encoding PP2C family protein-serine/threonine phosphatase — translated: MLLGDPASEGLSDPRWMRVSHVTLICISLFLSFKFENFKKYCESVLLFHFAVMSIHSFYLLYVNGLYLGYLFGLILVVFSTGVSINNRRVLIPVLLLFIAIAFFVGIHVKDPKIDVGMYYFGLISSGVLSVLVIGFRMKTFETLLEADVQMEKFQVNIEEELSIAQKTQKSLVDLEFPEAGSFRIHSYFKPLESVGGDLIKTNLGKEGELDFFFADAAGHGVSAAMVSAMAVMAFKTTAPVAESPSKGLTLIHESLMTMIGGFFITAVYMRLDRMKKSLTYSYAGHHPAVLIKSDGSVQELAGKGTVLLALPKLFNRDYEILLEPGDRVILFSDGMFEFYTEEKEFFGYEAFIDLIRDYTSLSGRVFLDSLGEAVLGLHSSPPKDDMTMLYLEVL
- a CDS encoding acyl-CoA--6-aminopenicillanic acid acyltransferase, with protein sequence MCDTFVATPDSTSSGKMIFGKNSDREPNEPQCLVRYPERISKESQQRLTFIDVPSSKRSREVLISRPLHIWGAEMGANSKGVVIGNEAVFTKLKIDKKNDGLTGMDLLRLGLERSDTAAEARDLIIEYLERFGQDACGGYSNRNFFYHNSFIIADPKEAYVLETADRYWAWKKIKGFYTISNGLTLGSDYDGLHSHTIDFARAKGWLKKGQTFSFRETFSDSLFTSFSKCKVRREIVSNGGKFFGPKLGVQQAMQILRLEGKEKGSVPLSISQGGFPSKSIGYSPTRSGMGSVCLHAGGPFSPNQTTSSFVAELDTNPIYSQFWATGCSIPSLSVFIPFSIPGKTFLEGDIVQPGTSPDSSLWWNHEILYRLCLKNYDKATSIFSAELKEKQEKYIQKVESTLNLGRNLSLDPITKEAAEEVDKIYRKWRNQVLELAVNGNILPNFWSSPLYNLSWAIWNRKARINSRVLKGTDLPYEPAYL
- a CDS encoding TerC family protein, which translates into the protein MDLHLVDVLISLLTLTAMEIVLGIDNIVFLSIVVGKLPKEQQASGRTIGLLAALGFRIGLLFTVSWLASLTNGLFQVGNFTVTGRDLIMLGGGLFLIAKSTSEIHHKMEEGETDLDTGSSPSFLNVIAQIIILDIIFSVDSIITAVGLSGDLMVMVLAVVISLVIMLIFSGKVSDFINEHPTMKILALSFLIMIGVMLFADGLHFHIPKGYIYFSMAFSLLVEFINMRVRKANQSP